The genomic segment GGCACGGCCAACCTCGCCTGGGCCGTCTTCGTCCTACTGCCCGGCGCCCCGCTGGACGGCGGCCGCATCCTCCGGGCACTCGTGTGGTCCCGCACCCGGGACCGCCACCACGGCGACCGCACGGCCCGCCGCGGTGGCCGGGCGCTCGGTGTCCTCCTCCTGTCCGCCGGGGCCGCCGTGGTGATCCTGTTCGGACAGTTCGTCGGCGTGTGGTTCGCCGTCGCGGGCTGGGCGCTGTGGGCGCCGAGAACGATCACCTCCGCCGAGACGGGTCCCGACGCCGTCCCCCCGTAGCCGCTCGCGCGGGGACATCCCAGCTCGACGGGGTAGCCCCACAAGGGGGCGGGACCCGGCACCCGCCCGACAGCAACCGCCACACGAGGGAGAACCCGGATGTCACGTCCATACCGCGTCAACTCGCCGATCGTGGTCGGTGTCGACGACACGGAGGCGGCCCTGCGCGCCGTCCGGTGGGCGGCACTGACGGCGGCGAAGCACCACGTGCCCCTGCACCTAGTGCACGCCTCCGGGTTCAGCGACCCCTACCTCATCGGGTTCACGGTGCCGCCCCCGGAGATGTTCAAGGAGGACCTCCAGGAGCGGCAGCGTCAGGCCTTGCGTACCGCCGAGGAGGTCGCGGCGGAGCTGGACGCGCCGTCCGTGGAGGCGAGATTCGAGAGCGACGCGGCGATCCCCTACCTGCTGCACGCCTCGCGCGACGCTCGCATGGTGGTCGTCGGTTCGTCGGGCCGCACGGGCCTGGCGGGGCTCATGGTCGGCTCGACCACGATCGCCCTGATGTCGCACGCCCGCTCCCCCGTGGTCTCGGTGCGGCGCGACTACGCCGCCGCCGTCGCCGACGACACCCGGCCCGTCGTGGTCGGGGTGGACGGCAGTCACCTGAGCGTGCGAGCGGTCGGGCACGCGTTCGCCGAGGCGTCGTTGCGGGGCGTCGACCTCGTCGCCGTGCACACCTGGAGCGACACCTCCACCGCGCTGTTGGAGGAACGGCGGATGTTCGTCGACTGGGAACCCGTCCGCGACTACGAGATGCGCGTGCTGGCCGAACGCCTCGCGGGCTGGCAGGAGGACTACCCGGACGTGCGGGTCGAGCGCGAGGTCGTGAAGGACCGTCCCCGGCACGAACTGCTCGAACGCAGCCGGTCGGCCCAGCTCGTGGTGGTGGGCAGCCGGGGCCGGGGCGGCTTCCGCGGGATGCTGCTCGGGTCGACCAGCCAGGCGCTCGTCCACCACGCCGCGTGCCCCGTCATGGTCGTGCGCCCGGAGAAGCATCCCGAACGCGTCTGATCATCGCGGGACCAGCAGAACCCACACGGGCCCGTCGGCGAGCGGGAGAGCCTCTCCGGAGGCTGTGGTGAACCGGGTGCCCTCGGTCGGCGACGGTCGTGACCAGGTGCCGTCGTAGAGTTTCCCGTCTCGCAACACCGTGGCCTGCCCCGTGCCGACGGTACGGACGACGGGCGACGGTGACCCGCTCGCGTCCTCGACAGCGGTGCCGGCCGTCTCCTCGACACGCTGCACGACGACGGTCGCGGCGCCGACGTCCCCGGCGCCGACGGACGTGACCGGGGTGCCCTCCAACGCCACCAGCCACCGCCCCGATCCGGGCGAGAAGGTGAAGCGGTACTCGTCGCGCCCGACGTCCACGACGTGGTCGGTCACGTCCCGCCCGCCGGACGGCGGGTCGCCACGCGGCAGTACCTGGCCGGGCCCCGGGCCCTCGCCGCGGGGCAGGAGCGGCAGCCGGGCGTAGAGGTTGTGCGGGGCGGGCCTGCCGGGCTCGCGGAAGAACCCGTCCGGCACGTCGCGTTGCCGCACCAGCGTGGCCGAGGAGCCCGCGAGAACGGGCTCGATCTCGGGCGCCGCACCGGAGAAGACCAGCGACGGTCGCCCGTACTGGGCGAGCAGCTCGACGTCGGCCTCGCGGGCGCTGCGCACGGGCCCGCTGACCTCCGGGAGCTGGGACGAGTACACGGCGGCGAGCCGGGTGAAGCCGCCCTCCACCGGCTCGACGTAGACGACGTCGGCGGCGGCGAGCCCGGTCTGCGGCCGCGCCGCCTCCACGTTGTCGATCTTCACCACGGTGACCGGGACGGGAGGTTGCGGCGGCACCGCGAACTCGGGACCCGGCTGCCCGGACTCGCCCGGCGGAGGAGCCGGTCGCGGCGCGGCGTCCTCCGAGTCGCCGTCGGACACCAGCACCCAGGTCACGACGCCCAGCACGGCCACCAGCAGGACGGCCAGGGCGATCAACGGACCGCGACGCAGTCGGGTCGGCACGCCGATCACCCACTTCCGGTCCGGCGGCCCGGGACGTCGGGCAGCAGCACGGCCGCCCCGACCACCCGGCCCGCGGCGAGGTCGGCGAGCGCACAGTCCGCCTCGTCGAGCGCGTAGGCGACGGTGGACACCCGCAGTCGGTGGCGCCCCGCGACCCGCAGAAACGCGCGCGCGTCCTCCCTGGTGTTCGCGGTGACACTGCGCACCTGCCGCTCCTGGAAGAGGTGGGCGTCGTAGTCCAGCGGCGGGATGCGCGTCAGGTGGATGCCCGCGACGGCCAGCGTGCCGCCCCGGTCGAGCGCGGCGAGCGCGGTCGGCACGAGGTCGCCCGCGGGGGCGAACAGGATCGCCGAGTCCAGGGGCTCCGGCGGCGGGTCGGCGGCGCCCTGCACCGAGTGGGCCCCCAGGTCGGCCGCGAGGTTCCGCGCCCCCGTGCCGCGCGTCATGACGTGCACGCGCGCCCCCTCGGCCAACGCCACCTGGGTCGTCAGATGCGCGCTCGCCCCGAAGCCGTAGACGCCGAGCCGGCCGCCCGCCGGAAGGCTCGCCCTCCGCAGGGCGCGGTAGCCGATGATCCCCGCGCACAGCAGCGGCGCCAGCTCGGCGTCGGAGTAGCCCTCCGGCAGCGGCAACGCGTAGTCGGCGGGCACGGTCGTGTAGTCGGCGTAACCCCCGTCGGCGTCCCAGCCGGTGTACTGCGAGTCGGGGCACAGGTTCTCCGCTCCGCGCGCGCAGTACCGGCAGCGCTGACACGTGTGCCGCAACCACGGCACACCCACCCGGTCACCGGGTGCGAACTCCCCGCCCTCGACGGCCGTCGAGCCAGGTCCCGACCCCTCCACCACGCCCACCACCTCGTGGCCCGGTACCACGGCGGGCCGCCGCGTCGGCAGCTCGCCACTCGCGACGTGGAGATCCGTGCGACACACCCCGCACGCCAGGACCCGCACCAGCAACTCCCCCGGGGCAGGCGTCGGCACCGACTCCTCGTGCTGCGTCAGCGGCCCGGACGTGATCGGGCCGGGCCGCGTCACGCGCCATGCCCGCATGAGCGCCTCCTCGCGGTCACCGACGTCCGCCTCCAGCGTCCTCGGCGCACCGGGCCCCGGCGAAGGGACTTACGTCCCTCGCCACGACGTGCGGACGGCTCTCGCGCCACGCTGCGACGCCGCGCTGCCATGGAGGGGAACGTCGTACGAAAGGAGTCTCATGAGCCAGCCCGAACGGTCCCACGGCCGCGCCCTGATCCCCGAGTTCCGCGACCTTCTGGACATGCTGCCCACGATGAGCGGGTTGCGGCCCGCACTGGACCTGCACAGCATCCGCGTCGAGGACCGCATCGAGGGTGACACCTACGTCCTCCGGGCGGAACTGCCGGGAATCGACGTGGACAACGACCTGGAGATCACCGTCCACAACGGCTTGCTGACGATCGAGGCGGAACGCAAGGAGGAAGAGACCGAAGGCGGCCGGTCCGAGTTCCGCTACGGGTCGTTCGCCCGCACGGTGGCGCTGCCCAGCGGGGCCCGGGAGGACGGGATCGACGCCGAGTACGACAACGGGATCCTCACCGTCCGCGTGCCGCTGAGCAAGCCGGAGGACAAGCGCCGCCAGATCCGCGTGCGGCACGGTTGAGCTGCTCGCCGGACGTGGTCACGCACCCGCCGACGCGCCGGGAGCCGGGAGCTGCTCGTCGATCAACCATTCGTCGGCGGCGCCCGGCTCCTCCAGTACGGGAGGAACGACCACCACCGGCACACCGGCGTGCTTGACGCACGCGCTGCTCACCGAACCGAGCAACGCCCGCCGCACCCATCGACCGGAGCGGCGGGCGACCACGAGCATCGCCGCGTCCTTCGACGCCTCGATGAGTCCCAAGGCGGGAGTGGCTTCCAGCACCTCCGCAACGATCCGGGGAAGCCGCTCCCGCCCACGGGTGACCTCGGCGATCGTGTCCTCCAGGTGCCGGGCGTGCCGTGCCCTGATCCGTTCCACGGGCTGCCACGGCGGTTCCTTCGCCAGGTCCACAGACCACACGACTACGGCTCGCACGGCGCAGTCGCGCAGGAGCGCCTCGTCGAGCGCCCACTCCAGCGCCGCACGTGCGGCCGACGAGCGGTCCACACCAACCACGATCGGTTTGTTCACCGTCCCCGCCATCCACTTCGTCCGTCCCCAGACTGCATCGCTCCACGGCGCTTCCCTTTCGGGCGAAATCCGAAACACCCGCCCTGCTCACTCGTGATGCCTGAGCGGGACCCGTCACCGGAGAGCCCGGTTCCGCTCGTTCGGCCGTGTCCACCGGGCCCCGGCTGGTGAGACCATCCGACGAGACCTGGTGGTGAGAGGGCGTCGTGCATGATCGACACTGATCACGCCGAGCCGAGCGACAACTGGGGGTGACAGGCATGTCGGTGCCGGGTCCCGTCCGCCGAGACGTCCCGTCGCGCCCTGTGGCGGCCGGGCTGGCACTGGCCGCGGTCGTCCTCACCGTGGCGGGCGGCTGGTGGCACACTGGCAGCCCGCTCATCGCCGTGGAGTTCCCCACCCCGAGCCGTCCCGCCGACGCCGGGGCCGTCACCTCCGCCGCCGCGTGGGGATACGCGCTGGTCGCCTGCTACGGGCTCGGCCTGTACCTCGGCACGGCCGCGGCCGGCTGGGTGTGGCGCACTCCGCCCGCACGCGCGGCCGTCCGATTCGGGCTGACGGCCACCGGCGTCGCGGTCGTCAGCCACCTGATCGAGAACACGCTCCTGCTGGTCGCCGGTGGCGAGCTCCCCGGCGACTCCGCGCTCGCCCACTCCGTCACCGCGCTCGCGGTCGCCAAGTACTCCGCCGTCGTCCCGGCCGCCCTCATCGCGGTCACCGGCGCCGCGGTTCTGGTCTGGCGGTGCGTCGCGCATTCCGCGACGACGACGCAACACCGCGCCGAACTCGTCCTCGACACCGTCCCACCCCGGCCCATCGCGCCCGACGACCCTCCACTGCCCGTCGACCCCGACGTCCGCGCGACCCGCTGGCGCCAGGCCTACACCGTCCCCGACGCCCGGCCCGACCTCGTGAGCCAACGCTGGCACGACGGCGAGCACACCACCGGTTTCTGCCTCTCGGGCGGTGGGATCCGCGCGGCGAGCGTCGCGCTCGGGGCGTTGCGGACACTGCGTGAGGAACTGCTGAGCGCGCGGTACCTCGTGTCGGTGTCGGGAGGCGGTTTCACAGCGGGAGCGCTGCAGCTCGCCCTCACGGGCGCGGGCTCCCCTCCACCGGGCGGCACCGTCGAGCGGGACCCCGAGACGGTGTTCACCGCCGGAACCGCCGAGTTCAACCACATCCGGCGGCACTCCAGCTACCTCGCCGACAGTCCGGGTGAGGTGCTGGCCGCGCTCGGGCGCATCGCCCGCGGGCTGGTGCTGTCGCTGGCCGTCTTGTTCGGACCCGCACTCGTGCTCGGCGTGGCGGCCGGGTGGCTCTACCAGCGGGTGCCGCTGACCTCGCTGTCCTCGGACCCGATCGCCTATCCGACTCCCCGCTTCGGTGCCGCCGTGGCGGTCGTGGTGCTCGCCCTGTGCGCGTTCCTGTTCGGCATGCTGGCCCAGCGAGATCCCCACGGGCGCGGTCCCGCGACCCGGCTCGCCACCGACTTCGCCATCCTCGCCTGGATCGTCGCCGGGGTCGCGGTGGTCGTGCCCGCGCTCGCATGGGCCTCGGCCTGGCTGCTGTCGCACACGGACCGGGCCGTGGACGTAGGCGCCTCCGTCGGTGCCCTCGTCCTCACCTACCTCAGCGCGGTCTCCGCCATGGCCTGGCGGAACCGGGCCCGGTTGCGGCGCCGGTTCGGCTTCCTCCGGCGTAGCGCCGACAAACCCACCGCCGTCGTTCCCGACGGGTTGACCCAGCGGCTGCTGGTGATCGTCACCACCGGTGTGCTCGCCCTGCTCTGGCTGCTGCTGCTCGGCGCGGCCGTCATGACCGAGGGACGCGCCGACGCGCTGTGGACCGCGGCCGCCACCCTCGTGGTGGTCGTCGTGCTGGGCGGCGTGTTCGACGTGACGTCGCTGAGCCTGCACCCGTTCTACCGCGAGCGTGTGGCCCGAGCCTTCGCCGTGCGCGTCCTGCGCAGGCACAGCGACGGTCAGAAGGTGGCCGTGCCCTACGACCCCGCCGAGGGCACCACGCTCTCGGCGTACGGCGTCGCCGCCGACGGAGTGCCCTTCCCCGAGGTCGTGTTCGCCGCCGCCGCCAACCTCAAGGGCGAGCACCGCACCCCGCCGGGACTGGGCGCGGTGTCGTTCACGATGAGTGCGAAGTGGACCGGGGGGCCCGACGTCGGCTGGGTCCGCACCGACGACCTCGAACGCATCTCGGGCGAGCGCATCCGCCGCGACCTCACGGTCCAGGGGGCGGTCGCGCTCAGCGGGGCGGCGTTCGCCTCCGCGATGGGCCGGTTGAGCCGCTGGTTCCAGGTGCTGCTCGCCGTCTCCGGAGCCCGGCTCGGCGCGTGGCTGCCGAATCCCGGGTTCGTGCGGCAGGCCCGGGAGGCCGCCCGGCGAGGCGACTGGGCCTACCCGTGGTTGCCGAAGGTGCGGCGACTGCCCTACCTGGTGCGCGAGGTCTTCGGCAGCCATCCCCACCACGACCGGCTCCTGCACGTCAGCGACGGCGCGCACTACGACAACCTCGGGCTGGTGGAGCTGTTCCGGCGCCGCTGCACCCGCATCTACTGCATCGACGCCAGCAACGACCAGCCGCCCTCCGCCCGCACCCTCGCCGAGGCCCTGGAGCTGGCGCGGGAAGAGCTCGGGGTCCGCGTCGAACTGCACGAGCCGTGGCGCGCCGACGCCGGTTCGGCGCGCCCAGAGCTCTCGGGACACCCGCTGGCCGATCGCATGGCGGTCTCGCCCGTCATCACCGGCACCGTCCACTACCCGCCGGAGAGCGGCCTCGACGAGGGCGTCACCGGCGAGCTCATCGTGGTCCGGGGGGTGTTGTGGCCCGAGGTGCCGTACGCGCTGCAGGCCTACGCTCTGCACCACCCGCAGTTCCCGAACGACAGCACCGGAGACCAGTGGTTCGACCACGGCGAGTTCGCGTCCTACACCGAGCTCGGCGCCCGGATGGGCGAGGCCGTGCGGGCTCGCACGACCGCGCGGTCGCCGGTCGGGAACCCGCCCACACCACCCGCTGCGACGGCGCGGCGGTCCCCGGCGGAACGAAATTGACCGTTCGCCAACGCCGCCGGGGGCGCACGGTAGGGTGTCCACGGCTGGTTCCCGCGCCGTCGCAGCGGGTGACATCTCACCGGCGAGGAGGACTCGACGCCGGCGGGCGGATACGGCAGGATACTGGCCTCGCCGACCAGCCGGCATTTGATGGGAAGCGACCGTGGAAGGATCTCTCGTGAATTCCCAGACCGCCCAGCTCGACGACCTCCGACTGGTCGCGCTGCCCAGTGCCATCAAGTGCACCGAGTTGTTCGTTCGCTTCTCCCTGACGGAGTGGTCGCTTCCGAACCTGTACGACGAAGCGGCGAACGTGGCACGGCAGCTCGTCGGCGCCGTCGTGGAGCGGACCGACTCGTCCGCCCCCGGTTTCGTCACCGTGCGCCTGAGACTGTCGGGCAACTGCCTCGTCGTCGAGGTCGAGGACGATCAGCTCGCGCACATCCACGACGACGCTCCCGTGGTCGAGGGCTACCCGACCGGAGCCGTGCCGTTGGACGGCCGCGGCAAGCTCGTGTGGTGCGAGGTGCCGTTGCCGGACGGGGTGACGGCGGCACAGGTCCGGCTGCCCCGCCGCGACGAGCGCCGGACCCAGCTGGTGCCCGAGCCCGCGCCGGGCGAGACCGCGACCCCCGACCCCGGTGTCGTGGACCGCATCCTGGTCAGCCTGCAGAAGCGCGAGTGGTGACCCGACCGTTTCCACCGTGTCCGCGCTTCTCGCACGCGTGTCCGCACTTCTCGCACGCGTGTCCGCAACGTGCGACGCCAACACGCGTTCCTGGGACGCGGACACGCCGCTGAGGTGACCCCGGCACAGGCGTGTCCGCGCCTCCCGCACGCGTGTCCGCAACGTGCGACGCGAACACGCGTGCGCAGCTCGCGGACACGGCGGTGAAGTTCACGCACACGTGAGACAGCGGCCGCGCCGGATCGGCGTCCGCGCGCCGCAGGCGCGACGATGGGGCCATGACGTTCGAATCGATGACTCGCTGGCGCCCGGCCACCGGCGCCACGGCGATCACCCTCGACGGGCGTTCAACGACGCTGCTGGACCGAGCCCGCGTCTACGCGTGCGGCATCACGCCGTACGACACGACGCATCTCGGCCACGCCGCGACGTTCGTGTGGGTGGACACGCTGCGGCGGGTGCTGCGGGTACTCGGCGTCGAGCCGATCCTGTGCCGCAACGTCACCGACGTGGACGACGTCATCGACGAGGCGGCGCGCACCGCGGGCGTGCGCTACGACCACTACGCGGCGTTCCAGGAGCTCCGCTTCGACGAGGACATGTCCGCGTTGCGGGTGCCTACTCCCGATCACGAGCCTCGAGCGCACCGCTACGTCGACGCCGTGATCCGGCTGGCCGGTGCGCTCGCCGAGTCGGGGGCGGCGTACGTGCGGGACGGCGGCGTGTACTTCCGGGGCCGGCACGTCGTGGCGCGGTCGCGGATCAACGAGGAGACGGCGCTGCGGCTGGCCCGCGAGTACGGGGGCAAGCCCGACGACCCGCGCAAGGACGACCCGTTCGACGTCGCCGTGTGGCAGCCCGCGGAGCCGGAGCACCCGGAGTGGGACTCGCCGTGGGGCCCGGGGCGGCCCGGCTGGCACGCGGAGTGCGTCGCCATGTCGGTGTCGACGTTCGGGCCGTGTGTCGACATCCACGCGGGCGGCGCCGACCTGCGGTTTCCCCATCACGCGTACCACTCGGCGATGGCGGAGGCCTACGCCGGCGTGTCGCCGTACGCGCGGGCGTGGTTCCACGTGGGCACGGTGCTGACCGACGGCGCGAAGATGTCCAAGTCGCGGGGCAACGAGGTGCTCGTGCGCGACCTCCTGCGGGACCATCCGGCTCCGGTGGTGCGGTTGGCGATCATCGATCGGCCGTGGGCGGAGCCGTGGGAGTACGCGCCGGGCCTTCTGGACGTCGCCGCTGCGAGGTTGGAGGACCTGCACCAGGCCGCGGGACGGCGCGGCGGGCTCACCGACCACTCGGACATCGAGCAGATGCGCCGGCTGCTCGGGGCCGATCTCGACGTGCCCGCCGCGCTCGACGTGGCGATCGAGCGCGGCGGCACGGCCGCCCGCGTGCTGACCGCCGCGCTCGGCCTGTCGTGACCGCTCAGTTCGCGGGCTCCACCGGCTTCACGTCGGGAACGCCGTTGTCCGGGGGCGGCGCGTGCTCGCCGGTCGACTCGGTGATCGGCGCGTCGCCGTTGTCGGTGAGCAGCACGGGAGTCAACGCCTCGCTGCCGCCCTTCACGATCTTCGCGACCTGGACCCCGGACACACCCGCGTGGGAGTCGGCCGAGTAGCGGAACGGCGCGAAGGTGGGACCGGTGAACTCACCGCCCACCGTCTCCAGGGTCCGCACCAGGCCGTCGCGGGTCGGGTCCGGACCGGTCGCCTGGAGTGCCTGCACGAAGGTGTACGCCTGAGCCATGCCGTAGATGCGGTAGTTGGTGAGCTCGCCGTCGCCACCGTGCTCGTCCCAGACCCGGTGCCACAGCCGCACCCACGGGTCGTCGGTGTCCTCCACCCCGGAGAGGTACTCGGTGGTGAGTGCCCCTTCCAGCGAGCTCGCGTCGTCGACGGCGCCCTCGGAGAACCGCGACAGCAGCGAGCCGACGAGCGCGGAGTCGGAGCCCACGTTGCTGTAGACCCACTGCGGCCGGAAGTCCAGGCGTTGGGCCGCCAGCTGGCTCAACGCGGTGAACGACGGCACCGTGAAGCCCACGACGACCTCCGCACCGGCGTCCTTCAACGCGCTGATCTGCGGGGTGACGTCGTTGGTCGTGGGCGCGTACCGCTGCGCGGCGACGATCTGCGAGTCGACGTAGGCGCGGATGCCCTTCTCGCCGTCGTCGCCGAAGTCGTCGTCCTGCAGCAGCAGGCCCACCTTCGCGTCGGGGAGGTTCTCGGCGAGGTACTTGCCGAGGATCTTGCCCTCGATCTCGTAGTCCGACTGCCAGCCGAACGTCCCCGGATACGTCTCGGGCTGGTCCCACAGCAATGATCCGGACGACACGAAGAGGTCGGGCACCTCGTTGTCACGCAGGAAGTCGAGGACGGCGCTGTGGGTGGGCGTCCCGAGCCCGCCGACCATCGCGAAGATCTCGTCGCTCAGCACGAGTTCGTTGGTGACCTGGCTGGTGTTGGTCGGGTTGTAGGCGTCGTCCTTGTACAGGTACTCGATGGTCCGGCCGTGGACTCCGCCCTGGGCGTTGACGAAGTCGAAGTACGCCTTCGCTCCGGTGGGGATCTCGCTGTAGCCCGGCGCGGCGACGCCCGTGAGGGGGAAGTGGGCGCCGACGGTCACGGTGTCGTCGGTGACCCCCGGTTCCGCCCCGCCGGACTCCTCTTCTCCTCGCCCGCCCGCTCCGCAGGCCGACAGCAGCAGCGCCGCGGCCACTCCGGCCGCCAGCGTGCGCAGGAGGCCCCGCGCTCTCGGTTCGGCTCTCATGCCTCGCTCCTTCCGTTCCGTACCCGGCTCCACACCCGACGGCCCAGTCCGGCCACTCCCGACGGAGCGGCGAGCATCGCGGCCACCAGCACGATCCCGTAGACCAGCGGCGCGAGCTGTGCCGCGCGGACGGCGTTCAGACCGAGTTCGGTGCCCAGGTCCGTCACCGCGGGAGGGAGGAACACCAGCAGCGCGCTGCCGAGGACCGCACCGGGTAGGCTGCCGAGCCCGCCCACGACCACGGCGGTGAGCAGCGACAACGACAGCACGATCGTGAACCCGCTCGGCGCGGTCAGCCGGACCACCATCGCCAGCACCGATCCGGCGAGCCCGGCGCAGGCGGCGCTGACCACGAACGCCAGGATCCGCGCTCGACCGAGGTGGACGCCGGCGAGCGCGGCGGCCACCTCGTCGTCGCGGACGGCGCGCCACATCCGCCCATAGCGGCCCGCGGTGAGGTTGGCGAGCAGCACGAGCACGAGCAGCAGCGTTCCCCACGCCACGTACGCGAGGAACTTCTGGTGGCCCAGGTCCGTGCCGGTGACGAAGTACGCCGCGTCGTCGAACCACTGCGCGGGTGTCGGGGTGTTCACGGCGAGTCCCTGCTCACCGCCGAGGAGGTCGTCGAAGTGCACGGCGAGTCCGGGCAGTCCCACGGCGAGTGCGAGTGTGGCACCGGCCAGGTACGGTCCCGTCAGCCGCGCGGCCGCCGCGCCGACGACGATTCCGACGAGCGCGGTGATCACCGTGGCGGCCAGCATCGCGAGCCCGAACGGCAGGAACCCGTCGCGCAGCAGCAACGCGGTGGTGTAGGCGCCCACCGCCATGAGAGCGCCGTGGCCCAGGGAGATCTGGCCGTTGAGCCCGGTGAGGACGGTCAGGCCCGCGGCGGCGATCGCGTAGTAGGCCATGGCGGCGAGCTGGGCGTGCCGGAACGCGTCGACGTTCTCGCACACCACGACGACGGCCACGAGCGCCAGCGTGCTGACGAGCAGATGACGCGCCGGGGGCGACGCCGGAACCCACCACCGCCGGGCCCGCGTCGTCGGGGTCGGCTGACTCATTCAGACCTTCCTCTCGGTCGTGCGGCCGAACAGTCCCCGAGGCCTGGCCAGCAGCACCAGGACGAGGATCGCGAGTGCCGCGAGCGCCACCAGCTCGCTGCCGAGATAGCCGGACACATAGGACAGGGCGAGTCCCACGAGCAGCCCGCCGACCACCGCGCCGGGAGGACTGTCGAGACCGCCCAGCACGGCGGCCACGAACCCGAACACGATCACCGGATCCATGTAGGCGGGGTGGATGAGGCTGCCGCCCGCGATCAGCAGTCCGGCGAGCGAGCCCACCACGGCGGCCAGCGCCCAGCCGAGCGTGAGCAGGCGACCGACGCGGATCCCGAGCAGCCGTGACACCTCCTGGTGCAGGGCCGAGGCACGCATCCGCAGCCCGAGATCGGTGAGGCGGAACAGGGCGACGAGGGCGAGCATCACCGCGAGCACCGCGAGCACGACGAACGCGTTGAACGGGGTGAACGCCACCGTCGTGCCGCCGACGGAGAACCCGGTGAGGGAGAACGGTGCGGGGAACGACTCGTAGGCGGAGCCGAACAGGATCGCGGCCAGCGCCTGCAATGCCACGAACAGCCCCAGCGTCACGATGA from the Saccharomonospora azurea NA-128 genome contains:
- a CDS encoding ABC transporter substrate-binding protein, with the translated sequence MRAEPRARGLLRTLAAGVAAALLLSACGAGGRGEEESGGAEPGVTDDTVTVGAHFPLTGVAAPGYSEIPTGAKAYFDFVNAQGGVHGRTIEYLYKDDAYNPTNTSQVTNELVLSDEIFAMVGGLGTPTHSAVLDFLRDNEVPDLFVSSGSLLWDQPETYPGTFGWQSDYEIEGKILGKYLAENLPDAKVGLLLQDDDFGDDGEKGIRAYVDSQIVAAQRYAPTTNDVTPQISALKDAGAEVVVGFTVPSFTALSQLAAQRLDFRPQWVYSNVGSDSALVGSLLSRFSEGAVDDASSLEGALTTEYLSGVEDTDDPWVRLWHRVWDEHGGDGELTNYRIYGMAQAYTFVQALQATGPDPTRDGLVRTLETVGGEFTGPTFAPFRYSADSHAGVSGVQVAKIVKGGSEALTPVLLTDNGDAPITESTGEHAPPPDNGVPDVKPVEPAN
- a CDS encoding branched-chain amino acid ABC transporter permease, whose amino-acid sequence is MQRFVDLTLNGISQGAIYAAFALALVLIWRSTRVVNFAQGAMAMLTTYVALTLIESGQPYWVGFAVALAAGFVLGAVLERLLIRPVEGGPELNAVIVTLGLFVALQALAAILFGSAYESFPAPFSLTGFSVGGTTVAFTPFNAFVVLAVLAVMLALVALFRLTDLGLRMRASALHQEVSRLLGIRVGRLLTLGWALAAVVGSLAGLLIAGGSLIHPAYMDPVIVFGFVAAVLGGLDSPPGAVVGGLLVGLALSYVSGYLGSELVALAALAILVLVLLARPRGLFGRTTERKV
- a CDS encoding branched-chain amino acid ABC transporter permease codes for the protein MSQPTPTTRARRWWVPASPPARHLLVSTLALVAVVVVCENVDAFRHAQLAAMAYYAIAAAGLTVLTGLNGQISLGHGALMAVGAYTTALLLRDGFLPFGLAMLAATVITALVGIVVGAAAARLTGPYLAGATLALAVGLPGLAVHFDDLLGGEQGLAVNTPTPAQWFDDAAYFVTGTDLGHQKFLAYVAWGTLLLVLVLLANLTAGRYGRMWRAVRDDEVAAALAGVHLGRARILAFVVSAACAGLAGSVLAMVVRLTAPSGFTIVLSLSLLTAVVVGGLGSLPGAVLGSALLVFLPPAVTDLGTELGLNAVRAAQLAPLVYGIVLVAAMLAAPSGVAGLGRRVWSRVRNGRSEA